In Plasmodium knowlesi strain H genome assembly, chromosome: 7, one DNA window encodes the following:
- a CDS encoding protein disulfide isomerase, putative, with amino-acid sequence MAEKGTGRILYAPLWRALSVFLFLYFGYYSFVKGSAWEGVTDEEAKNVKHLTHEVELQIYSQHTPNCIALFCNNKEAACKDVYKEFVLASNELASEEIAFVYVDTIPLKKTAENFDIKNVPTILTFKDFDPEKGYTFGKKYTKENIIEWFKLLPMPSIEMMEKDHVEKYVEMQKKKGYASIIAFCVKNSDNVHKFFHFGETHSLPNLSVGMVYIDLETEAKIEISNGPGATIPDGNTKYKDVYKPDKNVWVSSDILKFASEYMAQFPVIINYKRSLYKAQKGEIYVYLYSNFGHYSDALYVELAPVIREHHPQLRFVFPKSEEVAELLGTVKSGNFILVVDYRDATVDVLFGLLRPKKYMKHLESEKINAEQLSHVISEFYENQLAKIKKSEKEVKRREQEKYQIVCANNFDTFVLDPEKIVLLFYHVEGCKECKPLFSFWSRVSNFFHLENKYKNVLVATMDAKLNDMTDETVDFYPSVAIYPTGSNKLKRKKFLLFPLKLDTLIDIVDELLEVEEDL; translated from the exons ATGGCAGAGAAGGGTACGGGACGCATATTGTACGCCCCCCTTTGGAGGGCTTTGtctgtttttctcttcctttattttggCTACTACTCCTTTGTGAAGGGCTCGGCTTGGGAAGGCGTTACAGATGAAGAGgccaaaaatgtgaagcacCTAACCCACGAGGTAGAGTTACAAATATACAGTCAGCACACACCTAATTGTATAGCTCTGTTTTGCAACAACAAGGAAGCAGCATGCAAAGATGTATACAAAGAATTCGTCTTGGCATCAAATGAGTTAGCCAGTGAAGAAATAGCATTCGTCTATGTAGATACAATTCCACTAAAAAAAACGGCAGAGAATTTTGACATCAAAAATGTCCCCACAATTTTAACCTTTAAAGATTTTGATCCAGAAAAAGGATATACgtttgggaaaaaatatacaaaggaaaatattatagAATGGTTTAAATTACTTCCCATGCCATCTATAGAAATGATGGAGAAAGACCATGTTGAAAAATATGTGGaaatgcagaagaaaaaagggtatGCCAGTATTATTGCTTTTTGTGTAAAGAATTCTGATAATGTTCAtaagttttttcattttggtgaAACACACTCACTACCTAATTTATCCGTGGGGATGGTGTACATCGATCTGGAGACTGAagcaaaaattgaaataagCAACGGACCAGGGGCTACCATTCCAGATGGCAACACAAAGTATAAGGATGTATATAAGCCGGACAAGAACGTTTGGGTGTCTAGTGATATCCTTAAATTCGCCAGTGAGTACATGGCGCAATTCCCCGTGATTATCAATTATAAGAGGTCCTTATACAAGGCTCAGAAGGGAGAAATTTATGTCTACCTGTATAGTAACTTTGGGCACTACTCCGACGCGCTGTACGTGGAGTTGGCCCCCGTAATACGGGAGCATCACCCGCAG CTCCGGTTCGTCTTCCCGAAGAGCGAAGAAGTAGCCGAATTGCTGGGTACGGTCAAGAGCGGCAATTTTATCCTCGTGGTGGACTATAGGGACGCGACGGTGGATGTCCTATTCGGTTTACTGAGGCCCAAGAAATACATGAAGCACTTGGAGAGCGAGAAAATAAACGCAGAACAACTTTCCCATGTTATTTCCGAATTTTATGAGAACCAACTtgctaaaataaaaaaatcagaaaaggaagtaaaaagaagagaacaaGAGAAATACCAAATTGTATGTGCCAATAATTTCGATACATTTGTGTTAGATCCAGAAAAAAtcgttttacttttttatcaTGTAGAGGGATGCAAAGAATGCaaaccccttttttctttctggtCTCGTGTGTCcaacttttttcatttggaaaataaatataaaaatgttctaGTGGCCACCATGGATGCCAAGTTAAATGACATGACTGATGAGACCGTTGATTTTTACCCCAGCGTGGCCATTTACCCCACAG GTTCAAACAAactgaaaaggaaaaaatttcttctcttccccctcAAGTTGGACACTTTAATCGATATAGTGGACGAGTTGTTGGAAGTCGAGGAGGACCTGTGA